A region from the Melioribacter roseus P3M-2 genome encodes:
- a CDS encoding aminotransferase class I/II-fold pyridoxal phosphate-dependent enzyme has product MSKIIIKPAERTDNIKYAVRDIVVIANEAAKSGKEMLYLNIGDPNLFDWQTPRILIEETYKAMLNNYNGYAPSSGIKSAVDAIEKEAERKGIKNVQDIFITTGASEAIDICLTALVNEGENILTPTPGYPLYTAIQSKLKMYENPYYLNEENNWQPDIEDIKRKINDKTRAIIIINPNNPTGALYSKEILEELIELAIKHNLVIFSDEIYDKLIIDDKEHISIASLNSEAPVITFGGLSKNYMAPGFRIGWGIVSGNRTVLNDYIEAINKLLRARLSANHPEQYGIAPALLGDQSHLQEAKEKLKKRRDMTVEMLNAIEGISCVSPEGAFYAFPKLKFVKDDYKWAKELIKAEGVVTVPGSGFGQVEGTSHFRIVFLPPENVLDKAYNAIRRFMQTYEE; this is encoded by the coding sequence ATGTCTAAAATAATAATCAAGCCAGCGGAACGAACCGACAACATTAAATACGCCGTGCGAGATATTGTCGTTATTGCCAATGAAGCTGCCAAATCGGGAAAGGAAATGCTGTATCTTAACATTGGGGACCCGAATTTGTTCGATTGGCAGACTCCCCGCATATTAATCGAAGAAACTTATAAAGCCATGCTGAATAATTACAACGGGTATGCGCCTTCATCCGGCATTAAATCCGCAGTTGATGCAATCGAAAAGGAAGCCGAAAGAAAAGGGATTAAAAATGTTCAGGATATTTTTATAACAACCGGCGCAAGCGAAGCAATCGATATTTGTCTTACCGCGCTCGTCAACGAAGGCGAAAATATCCTCACCCCTACACCCGGCTATCCGCTTTATACCGCTATTCAAAGCAAACTGAAGATGTACGAAAATCCGTATTATCTGAATGAAGAAAATAATTGGCAGCCGGATATAGAGGATATTAAAAGAAAAATAAACGATAAGACGCGGGCTATAATCATAATAAATCCGAACAATCCTACCGGCGCTCTTTATAGCAAAGAAATTCTGGAAGAATTAATCGAACTGGCAATAAAACATAATCTTGTCATCTTTTCCGACGAGATTTACGACAAATTAATAATCGACGATAAAGAGCACATCTCGATTGCCTCTTTGAATTCCGAAGCGCCTGTTATTACTTTCGGCGGATTGTCGAAGAATTATATGGCGCCCGGTTTTCGTATCGGGTGGGGAATCGTAAGCGGCAACCGTACTGTGTTGAACGATTATATAGAAGCCATAAATAAACTGCTCAGGGCAAGACTCTCGGCAAATCATCCCGAACAATACGGAATCGCCCCGGCTTTGCTGGGCGACCAGTCGCATCTGCAGGAGGCAAAAGAAAAACTGAAAAAACGTAGAGACATGACTGTCGAAATGTTAAATGCAATCGAAGGAATTTCGTGCGTCTCGCCGGAAGGCGCGTTCTATGCGTTTCCGAAACTCAAATTTGTTAAAGACGATTACAAATGGGCGAAAGAATTGATTAAAGCCGAAGGCGTTGTTACCGTACCCGGCAGCGGTTTCGGTCAGGTAGAAGGAACCAGTCATTTCAGAATTGTATTCCTGCCGCCGGAAAACGTACTCGATAAAGCGTACAATGCAATCCGCCGTTTTATGCAAACTTATGAGGAATAA
- the xylA gene encoding xylose isomerase — protein sequence MDYLIGNKEYFTGIGKIKYEGPDSKNPLAFKWYDENKVVFGKTMKEYFRFSAAYWHTFCSELSDPFGRGTRHLPWNDASDPIERAKGKMDAAFEFTTKLGLPFYCFHDFDVVEEGDSIAESDKRLQTLVEYAKEKQKASNVKLLWGTANLFSHPRYMNGAATNPDFNVVAYAATQVKRALDATIELGGENYVFWGGREGYLTLLNTNMKREKEHMAKFLELARDYARKQGFKGAFLIEPKPMEPSKHQYDYDVETVIGFLRHYGLDKDFKLNIEVNHATLAGHTFQHEIQCAVDAGLFGSIDANRGDYQNGWDTDQFPINIYELVEAMLVIAEAGGFGTGGVNFDAKVRRNSTDIEDLFIAHIAGMDAFARALLVAEKILNESDYKKIRQERYASFDSGDGARFEKGELTLEDLREIAIKNGEPKLISGKQEYLEQLINMYI from the coding sequence ATGGATTATTTGATCGGCAACAAAGAATATTTTACAGGTATCGGGAAAATTAAATACGAAGGACCCGATTCCAAAAATCCGCTTGCATTCAAGTGGTACGACGAAAATAAAGTCGTATTCGGAAAAACGATGAAAGAATATTTTCGTTTTTCTGCGGCTTACTGGCATACTTTCTGTTCGGAATTGTCAGATCCATTCGGCAGAGGCACGCGTCATTTGCCGTGGAACGACGCTTCCGACCCGATCGAGAGAGCCAAAGGCAAAATGGACGCCGCTTTCGAATTCACGACCAAATTGGGTCTCCCCTTCTATTGTTTCCACGATTTCGACGTGGTTGAAGAAGGCGATTCGATTGCCGAATCCGACAAGCGTTTGCAAACATTGGTCGAATACGCGAAAGAAAAGCAAAAAGCATCGAACGTTAAACTTCTCTGGGGCACTGCAAATCTGTTTTCGCATCCGCGTTATATGAACGGAGCCGCAACCAATCCGGATTTCAATGTAGTCGCTTACGCAGCCACACAGGTCAAACGCGCGCTAGACGCTACTATTGAACTCGGCGGCGAGAATTACGTTTTCTGGGGCGGCCGCGAAGGTTATCTGACGCTGCTCAATACCAATATGAAACGCGAAAAAGAACATATGGCTAAATTTCTCGAGCTCGCCAGAGACTATGCACGCAAACAAGGTTTCAAAGGCGCTTTCCTGATCGAACCGAAGCCGATGGAACCATCGAAACATCAATACGATTACGACGTAGAAACGGTTATCGGTTTTCTTAGACACTACGGACTCGACAAAGATTTCAAATTGAACATAGAAGTCAACCACGCTACGCTTGCGGGACACACATTCCAGCACGAAATTCAATGCGCCGTCGATGCCGGACTCTTCGGCAGCATCGATGCAAACCGCGGCGATTACCAGAACGGATGGGACACCGATCAATTCCCGATTAACATTTACGAATTGGTCGAAGCGATGCTTGTAATTGCAGAAGCGGGCGGATTCGGAACCGGCGGGGTTAATTTCGACGCAAAAGTACGAAGAAATTCGACCGACATCGAAGATTTGTTCATTGCGCATATTGCCGGCATGGACGCTTTTGCCCGCGCTTTACTGGTCGCGGAAAAAATTCTTAACGAATCGGATTACAAGAAAATCAGACAGGAACGTTACGCTTCTTTCGATTCTGGCGACGGAGCGCGTTTTGAAAAAGGCGAGCTCACTCTCGAAGATTTAAGAGAGATTGCAATCAAAAACGGCGAACCGAAATTAATAAGCGGAAAGCAGGAATATCTCGAACAGTTGATCAACATGTATATTTAA
- a CDS encoding xylulokinase, with product MVSIGFDIGSSSIKCSLFDVETGRTIDSDFHPKEEMKIDSPKAGWAEQNPETWWEYAKLLTRNLISKNNIKPEAVKSIGISYQMHGLVLVDENRNVLRPSIIWCDSRAVEIGNRAFKEIGEEYCLNNLLNSPGNFTASKLKWVKDNEPDIYAKIFKAMLPGDFIAMKLTGEINTTVSGLSEGIFWDFKENQISEKIFDYYCIDKKLLPDIVPTFSVQGKILPEVAEELGLNKETVVSYRAGDQPNNAFSLNVLNPGEIAATAGTSGVVYAVIDRLNYDKLSRVNQFAHVNHSHENPRIGVLLCINGTGIMNSYLRKNMGEGLSYDKMNQMSSEIEIGSEGLVVLPFGNGAERVFENKNIGAQFLNIDLNRHGKAHFFRAAQEGIAFTFKYGIDIIRQMGLDINVIRAGKANMFLSPIFKSTFTNIIDAAVELYDTDGSVGAARGAALGAGLFKSPEEAFRNLTKFEVIEPENSQKEITNEAYNNWLANLKKFI from the coding sequence ATGGTTTCAATCGGATTCGATATCGGCAGCTCTTCCATTAAATGCTCTCTTTTCGACGTTGAAACAGGCAGAACAATCGACAGCGATTTTCATCCCAAAGAAGAGATGAAAATAGATTCCCCTAAAGCCGGGTGGGCGGAACAGAACCCTGAAACCTGGTGGGAGTATGCAAAGCTGCTGACAAGAAATTTAATATCTAAAAACAACATAAAACCTGAGGCGGTTAAGTCGATCGGCATTTCGTATCAGATGCACGGTCTGGTCCTGGTCGACGAAAACAGAAACGTATTACGCCCTTCGATAATATGGTGCGACAGCCGCGCTGTCGAAATAGGCAACAGAGCGTTTAAGGAAATCGGCGAGGAATATTGCTTGAATAATTTATTGAATTCGCCCGGAAATTTTACCGCTTCCAAATTAAAATGGGTAAAAGACAACGAGCCGGATATTTATGCAAAGATATTCAAAGCGATGCTGCCCGGCGATTTTATAGCCATGAAATTGACCGGCGAAATCAACACTACCGTTTCGGGACTTTCGGAAGGCATTTTCTGGGATTTCAAAGAAAACCAAATTTCGGAAAAAATATTCGATTATTACTGCATCGACAAGAAATTGCTGCCCGACATTGTTCCGACATTTTCGGTCCAGGGAAAGATTCTGCCGGAAGTAGCAGAAGAATTAGGACTGAATAAAGAAACCGTAGTTTCCTACCGCGCCGGCGATCAGCCCAACAACGCATTTTCGCTCAATGTTCTGAATCCCGGAGAAATTGCAGCTACAGCGGGCACTTCGGGCGTTGTATATGCGGTTATCGATAGGCTCAATTACGATAAATTATCGCGGGTCAATCAATTTGCCCACGTAAATCACTCGCACGAAAATCCCCGCATCGGAGTATTGCTTTGTATTAACGGGACAGGCATAATGAACTCCTATTTGCGTAAAAATATGGGCGAAGGTTTATCGTATGATAAGATGAATCAGATGAGCTCGGAAATCGAAATCGGAAGCGAAGGACTCGTAGTGCTGCCTTTCGGAAACGGAGCCGAAAGAGTTTTCGAGAACAAAAATATCGGAGCTCAATTCTTAAACATCGACTTAAATCGTCACGGCAAAGCGCACTTTTTCCGCGCGGCGCAGGAAGGAATTGCATTCACGTTTAAATACGGCATCGACATAATTCGTCAGATGGGACTCGACATCAACGTTATCCGCGCCGGCAAAGCCAATATGTTCCTCAGCCCTATTTTCAAATCGACATTTACAAACATTATCGACGCAGCAGTCGAATTATACGACACGGACGGCTCGGTAGGAGCGGCGCGCGGAGCGGCGTTAGGCGCGGGTCTTTTCAAATCGCCAGAAGAAGCGTTTCGTAATCTTACTAAATTTGAAGTAATCGAACCGGAAAATTCCCAAAAAGAGATTACGAACGAAGCGTACAATAATTGGCTGGCAAACCTGAAAAAATTTATTTAA
- a CDS encoding NUDIX hydrolase — translation MSHILKDVIKNISIDCVIFGFENSEMEVLLVKRAIKPAKERWALPGGFIKKDELIEAAAQRILKETTGLDNIYLEEFKIFDKVDRYPLRRVFTLGHYALVKPEQYVLSTGADTSEAKWFKLDELPELPFDHLDIIREAMEKLRARIRYRPIGFELLPEKFTLPQLQTLYEVILGKKLDKRNFRKKLMKMNLVKKLKEKDKNSTRRPAYLYRFDKRTYEKLKKNGFNFEL, via the coding sequence ATGTCTCATATCTTAAAAGACGTAATTAAAAACATTTCAATCGATTGTGTGATATTCGGGTTCGAAAATTCCGAGATGGAAGTTCTGCTTGTAAAGCGCGCCATTAAACCCGCCAAAGAAAGATGGGCGCTGCCCGGGGGATTTATTAAAAAAGACGAGCTGATTGAAGCTGCGGCGCAGAGAATATTGAAAGAAACTACAGGACTCGACAATATTTACCTGGAAGAATTCAAAATATTCGATAAAGTCGACAGATATCCCCTCAGAAGGGTTTTTACGCTGGGACATTACGCTCTGGTTAAACCGGAACAATACGTGCTGTCGACCGGCGCGGATACTTCGGAAGCCAAATGGTTCAAACTCGACGAGTTGCCTGAATTGCCCTTCGACCACCTGGATATAATTCGGGAAGCAATGGAGAAATTGAGAGCGCGAATTCGTTACCGTCCTATCGGTTTCGAATTGCTGCCGGAAAAGTTTACTCTGCCTCAACTTCAAACCCTCTACGAAGTGATACTCGGCAAAAAGCTGGACAAACGGAACTTCCGCAAGAAATTAATGAAAATGAATCTAGTCAAAAAATTGAAAGAAAAAGATAAAAACAGCACAAGAAGACCGGCTTATCTTTACCGTTTCGATAAGCGCACATACGAAAAACTGAAGAAGAACGGCTTTAATTTCGAACTATAG
- a CDS encoding M16 family metallopeptidase: MATHNYLKNIKISRLDNGITVVSEKIDHVDSFSLGFWFNVGSRDENETNNGISHFLEHMFFKGTRKRNARKIAEDIESLGGYLNAFTSKEHTCYYGRGLKGNLEPTFEVLSDMLQNSVFSSKEIRKEARVVIDELYDIEDSPEELIFDRFESAIFNGTTLGLPIIGTEKNIKNFTRKNLTEYVRKNYTFNRMYIVASGNLSHSALIKLAEKYINNSFGSYSLPERNLELNPAGDLFIEKDSQQVHYIAGTTTYGFNSKKRHAARLLSYVLGDGSSSRLFQRLREENGIAYQINTFLNSFYDVSTFGIYLSTNEKSIHKAQKLIYEEINKIKNRKISSKELERAKKYMIGNLMMSLENTTNRMTRMGQSIIYFGQIKSPAETVREINKINEDDIKETANEIFGNNKLIRVILSSKNLLMQRVA, translated from the coding sequence TTGGCAACTCATAATTATTTGAAAAATATAAAGATATCCCGACTCGACAACGGCATTACCGTGGTCTCCGAAAAAATAGACCATGTCGACTCCTTTTCCCTCGGTTTCTGGTTCAATGTAGGCTCCCGGGACGAGAACGAAACCAACAACGGTATCAGCCATTTCCTCGAACATATGTTCTTCAAAGGCACCCGGAAGAGAAACGCCAGAAAAATTGCCGAGGATATCGAATCGCTCGGCGGTTATCTGAACGCTTTTACTTCTAAGGAACACACCTGTTATTATGGCAGGGGGTTGAAAGGAAATCTGGAACCGACTTTCGAAGTCCTCTCCGATATGCTCCAGAATTCGGTCTTCTCGTCCAAAGAAATTCGGAAAGAAGCCCGCGTGGTTATCGACGAACTTTATGATATCGAGGATTCGCCGGAAGAATTGATTTTTGACCGCTTTGAGAGCGCTATATTCAACGGTACAACGCTCGGACTCCCGATAATCGGCACGGAAAAGAATATCAAAAATTTCACCAGAAAAAATTTGACGGAATATGTCCGTAAAAATTATACGTTCAACAGAATGTATATCGTCGCTTCGGGCAACTTGAGCCATTCCGCTTTGATTAAACTGGCGGAAAAGTATATTAATAATTCTTTCGGAAGTTACAGCCTGCCAGAGAGAAATTTAGAACTTAACCCTGCAGGCGATCTGTTTATTGAAAAAGATTCCCAGCAGGTGCACTATATTGCAGGAACCACAACATATGGATTTAACAGCAAGAAGCGTCATGCAGCGCGCTTATTGTCGTACGTATTGGGGGACGGCAGCAGTTCTCGTCTGTTTCAGCGATTAAGGGAAGAAAACGGCATCGCTTATCAAATAAATACGTTCTTGAATTCTTTCTACGATGTATCTACATTTGGTATCTATCTTTCGACTAACGAAAAATCGATACACAAAGCTCAGAAACTGATTTATGAAGAAATCAATAAAATCAAAAACAGAAAGATAAGCTCCAAAGAGTTGGAAAGAGCCAAAAAATATATGATCGGTAATTTAATGATGAGTCTCGAAAATACGACCAACAGAATGACAAGGATGGGGCAGTCGATTATTTACTTCGGTCAAATAAAATCTCCGGCTGAAACGGTAAGAGAAATTAATAAAATTAATGAAGACGACATAAAAGAGACAGCCAACGAAATTTTCGGCAATAATAAACTGATTCGAGTAATATTGAGTTCAAAGAATTTATTAATGCAGCGTGTAGCATAA
- a CDS encoding 2Fe-2S iron-sulfur cluster-binding protein translates to MPQITIDGKQIEFKPGQTIIQAARDAGIEIPHFCWHPELSVSGNCRVCLVEVEKMPKLVIACATIASEGMVVHTRSEKALEARNAVMEFILINHPLDCPICDEAGECKLQEYAYAHGKGESRFEEIKNRKDKRVQLGPYVKFDGERCISCSRCIRFSDEIAKANQLTFVKRGDRVTITTFPGESFDNPYSLNVVDICPVGALTNQDFRFKSRVWEMSHTDSVCIGCARGCNIDIWVRNNQILRLTPRFNPEVNNYWMCDNGRLNTFKHVNSDTRIDGVFVRREGALTKTDWETAYSGAAAELKKYKSDEILFVGSPFATLEDNFVLKKLASHFNSAPYYLAHIKPGDQDDILIREDKTPNSTGAELLGLKKLNGADELLTLLTNGNVKAAYIVEDDPAGMDGALKDALAKLKLLIVHATNKNETSELAHYLFPAATYAEKHGAFVNFKGRVQRIRPAVETVELDRALDGMNMSRWDKFGTKFDRWKQGHKYDALPSWKILSRLTYLVNEKTKYNMAEEVFNEISNTVEAFKGIDYDNIGDMGVQIKYELA, encoded by the coding sequence ATGCCACAAATTACTATCGACGGAAAACAGATAGAATTCAAACCGGGACAAACAATCATTCAAGCGGCTCGAGATGCGGGGATCGAAATACCGCATTTTTGCTGGCATCCCGAATTGTCGGTCTCGGGCAACTGCCGCGTTTGTTTGGTTGAAGTGGAAAAAATGCCGAAGCTCGTAATCGCGTGTGCAACGATTGCATCTGAAGGAATGGTCGTTCATACCAGGTCGGAAAAAGCCCTGGAAGCCAGAAACGCGGTGATGGAATTTATTTTGATAAATCACCCGCTCGATTGCCCGATCTGCGACGAAGCAGGCGAATGTAAACTTCAGGAATATGCTTACGCTCACGGCAAAGGCGAGAGCCGTTTCGAAGAAATCAAAAACAGAAAAGACAAACGCGTTCAATTAGGTCCCTACGTCAAATTCGACGGCGAACGTTGTATATCGTGCTCGCGCTGTATCCGTTTTTCCGACGAAATAGCAAAAGCAAATCAACTTACTTTTGTAAAAAGAGGCGACCGCGTTACAATCACTACTTTCCCGGGCGAATCGTTCGACAATCCGTATTCTTTGAATGTGGTGGATATCTGTCCCGTTGGCGCTTTAACCAATCAGGATTTCAGATTCAAATCGCGCGTCTGGGAAATGTCCCATACCGATTCGGTTTGTATCGGCTGCGCGCGCGGCTGCAATATCGATATCTGGGTAAGGAACAATCAAATACTCAGACTTACTCCCCGTTTCAATCCCGAAGTTAACAATTACTGGATGTGCGACAACGGCAGATTGAATACGTTTAAACATGTAAATTCGGACACTCGAATAGACGGAGTTTTTGTGCGTCGGGAAGGAGCATTAACCAAAACCGATTGGGAAACGGCCTATAGCGGCGCGGCTGCGGAATTGAAAAAATACAAATCGGATGAAATTTTGTTTGTCGGGTCGCCCTTTGCAACTCTTGAAGATAATTTTGTGTTGAAAAAGCTGGCATCGCATTTTAATTCTGCTCCGTATTATCTGGCTCATATCAAACCGGGCGATCAGGACGATATTTTAATACGCGAAGATAAAACCCCTAATTCTACCGGCGCCGAGTTGCTAGGATTGAAAAAATTAAACGGTGCGGACGAATTGCTGACGCTGCTTACGAACGGAAATGTGAAAGCCGCTTATATTGTCGAGGACGACCCGGCGGGAATGGACGGCGCATTGAAAGACGCTCTTGCAAAATTGAAATTGTTGATTGTTCACGCTACAAATAAAAACGAAACTTCCGAATTGGCGCACTATTTATTCCCTGCCGCCACCTACGCCGAAAAACACGGCGCTTTTGTAAACTTCAAAGGCAGAGTGCAAAGAATTAGACCCGCCGTGGAAACAGTTGAACTCGACAGAGCGCTCGACGGCATGAATATGAGTCGTTGGGATAAATTCGGAACCAAATTCGACAGATGGAAACAAGGTCATAAGTACGATGCACTGCCTTCGTGGAAAATTTTATCCCGTTTAACTTATCTAGTTAACGAAAAAACGAAATATAACATGGCGGAAGAAGTGTTTAACGAAATCTCCAATACGGTTGAAGCATTCAAGGGAATCGATTACGATAATATCGGCGATATGGGAGTACAAATAAAATACGAACTGGCATAA
- the nuoH gene encoding NADH-quinone oxidoreductase subunit NuoH, translating into MTIWEIIIVSVIKIAIALTALLLSVAYMVYFERKISAWAQNRLGPNRVGYKGLLQPFADVFKLLFKEDIVPNAADKTLHTMAPFISLFVAFATYAVVPIGPEVNLFGYQIKLVVADVNIGILYVLALTSLGVYGITLAGWSSGSKYSLLGGIRSSAQMISYEVSMGFSIGGVLLMAGSLRPIDIVDAQYGWMWNAIVQPIGFITFVVSAFAETNRLPFDLPEAEPELVGGYHTEYSSFKFAGFFLAEYANMIIASLLIVTLYLGGWQIPYIDKLGLSEGLTTVLQIAAFLLKTAFMLFVFIWVRWSIPRFRYDQLMNLGWKVMFPLALLNIVWVALLIMIFKL; encoded by the coding sequence ATGACAATTTGGGAAATAATAATTGTTTCTGTAATTAAGATTGCAATTGCGCTGACGGCGTTATTATTGTCGGTTGCTTATATGGTCTATTTCGAAAGAAAGATTAGCGCCTGGGCGCAGAACCGGCTCGGTCCAAACCGCGTCGGCTACAAAGGATTACTTCAGCCGTTTGCGGATGTTTTTAAATTGCTATTCAAAGAAGACATTGTGCCGAACGCCGCAGATAAAACGCTTCATACAATGGCGCCGTTTATTTCGTTGTTTGTTGCATTTGCAACCTACGCCGTTGTTCCGATTGGTCCCGAAGTCAATTTGTTCGGCTATCAGATTAAGTTGGTCGTGGCGGACGTCAATATCGGAATTCTGTATGTCCTTGCTCTAACCTCGCTCGGCGTATACGGAATTACTCTTGCAGGTTGGTCTTCGGGCAGCAAGTATTCGTTGCTTGGCGGAATACGTTCCTCGGCTCAGATGATTTCATACGAAGTTTCGATGGGATTTTCGATTGGAGGCGTTTTATTGATGGCAGGTTCGCTGAGACCGATCGACATAGTAGATGCTCAATACGGTTGGATGTGGAATGCAATAGTTCAGCCGATCGGTTTTATTACTTTCGTTGTATCGGCGTTTGCTGAAACCAACAGACTTCCTTTCGATTTGCCCGAAGCCGAACCCGAATTAGTAGGCGGATATCATACCGAATACAGCTCGTTCAAGTTTGCAGGTTTCTTCCTGGCCGAATATGCCAATATGATTATTGCGAGTCTGCTGATTGTTACTCTTTACCTGGGCGGATGGCAAATTCCATATATCGATAAATTGGGGTTAAGCGAAGGACTGACGACTGTTCTTCAGATTGCGGCGTTTTTATTGAAGACCGCTTTTATGCTTTTTGTGTTTATATGGGTAAGATGGAGTATACCTCGTTTCCGTTACGATCAGTTGATGAATCTCGGATGGAAAGTGATGTTTCCGCTGGCGTTGCTCAATATAGTTTGGGTTGCTCTGCTAATAATGATTTTCAAATTATAG
- the nuoI gene encoding NADH-quinone oxidoreductase subunit NuoI: MAQKKRKKDLNFWERIYVVEIIKGMILTLKNMLRPKFTMEYPEVKFEPPASYRGRPVLVLEDNGVERCVACGLCSRVCPALAIEVQASETELEKERYPEKFEINMLRCIFCGFCEEVCPEEAIVMSKEYELVFTNRDDAIFGKDKLLIPVDQLRDRIEFLRKFK; the protein is encoded by the coding sequence ATGGCACAGAAGAAAAGAAAAAAAGACCTGAATTTTTGGGAGAGAATCTACGTAGTGGAAATTATCAAAGGTATGATTCTCACTTTAAAGAATATGCTCCGTCCAAAGTTTACGATGGAGTACCCGGAGGTAAAATTCGAACCGCCCGCTTCGTACAGAGGCAGGCCTGTGCTCGTACTCGAAGATAACGGCGTCGAAAGATGCGTGGCTTGCGGGCTCTGTTCGAGGGTTTGTCCCGCTCTGGCAATCGAAGTGCAGGCTTCGGAAACCGAACTGGAAAAAGAAAGATATCCCGAAAAATTCGAAATTAATATGCTTCGTTGCATCTTTTGCGGCTTTTGCGAAGAAGTCTGCCCCGAAGAAGCAATCGTAATGAGCAAAGAATATGAACTAGTCTTTACAAACCGCGACGACGCAATCTTCGGAAAAGATAAATTGTTAATTCCCGTCGACCAGCTTCGAGATCGAATAGAATTTTTAAGGAAATTCAAATAA
- a CDS encoding YifB family Mg chelatase-like AAA ATPase translates to MFSRVISASTFGIDAYRVEVETHSERQLPSITIVGLPDNAVKESRERVSAALKNTGIDYSFKKITVNLAPADIKKEGSAFDLPIAIGILAANELVNLNLLDETMILGELSLDGSLRKIKGGLPVAVEARRLKLKSLVLPEDSVKEASIVDGIKVYGLKNLKEVIDFLNGSNQFEPTHTDKEEVFSQINKYHLDFSDVKGQENAKRALEIAAAGGHNIIMIGPPGSGKTMLAKRLPTILPPLTFEEALETTKIHSVAGILPRDKALITERPFRSPHHTVSDAALIGGGSIPRPGEVSYAHHGVLFLDELPEFKKNVLEVMRQPLEDSKVTISRSKMSVEFPANFMLAAAMNPCPCGYYTDPSKECTCTQAQIQKYMARISGPLLDRIDIHIEVPAVKYKELSSELQGEKSEEIRKRVVAARHVQLKRFEGLKNIYCNADMGSRELRKFCRLDNQCNELLKMAMTRLGFSARAYDRIIKVSRTIADIELSENILPQHISEAIQYRALDRELWGH, encoded by the coding sequence ATGTTTTCGAGGGTAATCTCCGCTTCTACGTTCGGTATTGACGCTTATAGAGTGGAAGTGGAAACTCACAGCGAGAGACAGCTTCCGTCGATTACAATTGTAGGGCTGCCCGACAACGCAGTTAAAGAAAGCAGAGAGCGCGTAAGCGCTGCTCTGAAAAATACCGGTATCGATTACTCGTTCAAAAAAATTACGGTCAATCTTGCGCCCGCCGACATAAAAAAGGAGGGAAGCGCTTTCGACCTGCCGATAGCGATCGGAATACTCGCAGCAAACGAACTGGTTAATCTGAATTTATTGGATGAGACAATGATTCTGGGAGAATTATCGCTCGACGGTTCTCTACGTAAAATTAAAGGCGGCTTGCCCGTGGCTGTTGAAGCGCGTCGTCTCAAACTTAAAAGCCTGGTACTGCCGGAAGATTCCGTCAAAGAAGCTTCGATTGTAGACGGCATAAAAGTTTACGGATTGAAAAATCTGAAAGAAGTAATCGATTTTTTGAACGGGAGCAATCAATTTGAACCGACTCACACCGATAAAGAGGAAGTATTTTCACAGATAAATAAATATCATCTCGATTTTTCCGACGTAAAAGGGCAGGAGAATGCAAAAAGAGCTCTCGAAATTGCAGCCGCCGGCGGACATAATATAATTATGATCGGACCGCCCGGCTCGGGCAAAACAATGCTTGCCAAAAGACTTCCAACAATACTTCCTCCGCTTACATTCGAAGAAGCATTGGAAACTACGAAAATTCATTCTGTGGCGGGAATACTTCCGAGAGATAAAGCATTAATAACTGAACGCCCTTTCAGGAGCCCCCACCACACGGTTTCCGATGCGGCTTTAATCGGCGGCGGCAGCATTCCCCGTCCCGGCGAGGTTTCTTATGCGCATCACGGAGTTTTGTTCCTGGATGAATTGCCGGAATTTAAGAAGAACGTCCTCGAAGTAATGCGCCAGCCGCTCGAAGATTCGAAAGTTACGATAAGCCGTTCGAAAATGTCGGTCGAATTTCCGGCAAACTTTATGCTTGCCGCGGCAATGAATCCGTGCCCGTGCGGATACTATACAGACCCTTCGAAAGAATGCACGTGCACTCAGGCGCAAATTCAAAAATATATGGCTCGAATTTCAGGCCCCCTGCTCGACAGGATCGATATCCATATCGAAGTGCCGGCAGTAAAATACAAAGAATTATCCTCGGAATTGCAGGGGGAAAAATCGGAGGAAATCAGAAAGCGCGTTGTAGCCGCCCGACATGTGCAATTGAAAAGATTCGAAGGCTTGAAGAATATCTATTGCAATGCGGATATGGGCAGCCGCGAACTCAGGAAATTTTGCCGTCTCGACAATCAATGCAATGAACTGCTCAAAATGGCGATGACCCGTCTCGGATTCTCGGCGAGGGCTTACGACAGAATTATCAAAGTAAGCCGCACAATTGCCGATATCGAATTATCCGAAAATATTTTACCCCAACACATCAGCGAAGCTATTCAATACAGAGCGCTCGACAGGGAATTGTGGGGACATTGA